A region of Massilia sp. WG5 DNA encodes the following proteins:
- the ahpC gene encoding alkyl hydroperoxide reductase subunit C produces the protein MSIINTEIKPFKATAFHDGKFVDLTEADFKGTWSVLMFYPADFTFVCPTELEDLATFQPEFAKMGVKVYGVSTDTHFAHKAWHDTSEAIKKVNYPLIGDPTGVLSRNFEVMIEEEGLALRGTFVINPEGQIKVMEVHDNGIGRDASELMRKVKAAQYVASHPGEVCPAKWSEGAETLKPSLDLVGKI, from the coding sequence ATGTCCATCATCAACACCGAGATCAAACCGTTCAAGGCAACCGCTTTCCACGACGGCAAGTTCGTCGACCTGACCGAAGCCGACTTCAAAGGCACCTGGTCGGTCCTGATGTTCTACCCGGCGGACTTCACCTTCGTCTGCCCGACCGAACTGGAAGACCTGGCTACCTTCCAGCCGGAGTTCGCAAAGATGGGCGTGAAAGTTTACGGCGTGTCGACCGATACCCACTTCGCCCACAAGGCATGGCACGACACCTCGGAAGCCATCAAGAAAGTGAACTACCCGCTGATCGGCGACCCGACCGGCGTCCTGTCGCGTAACTTCGAAGTCATGATCGAAGAAGAAGGCCTGGCCCTGCGCGGCACCTTCGTGATCAATCCGGAAGGCCAGATCAAGGTCATGGAAGTGCATGACAACGGCATCGGCCGCGACGCATCGGAACTGATGCGCAAGGTCAAGGCTGCCCAGTACGTCGCATCGCACCCGGGCGAAGTCTGCCCGGCCAA
- a CDS encoding hybrid sensor histidine kinase/response regulator, with the protein MSAQDPSKLLIVDDLPENLRALDALIRDGQRQVFQAASGEEALTLMLEHEFALAILDVQMPGMDGFELAELMRGTERTRNIPIVFVSAAGRELNYAFKGYEQGAVDFLHKPLDPDAVRSKVNVFVTLDQQRRAMRCQMEALERSRREQDVLLRELNKTQEELQRSLRMRDDFMSLVAHELRTPLNTLFLETQMRSLQLKRGNLPASTPEQVGNMIKRDERQIKAMIRLIDDMLDVSRMKSGTLSIRPGKVELMGLLERVVNDLSLQAAAANTTLKLSVHKPVEGWWDEFRIEQVIVNLLTNALRYGGGGTVEVNVQEIGCNVRIDVRDYGKGIAPDYIDRIFEPYERGARAGEPKGLGLGLYISRQLATSHGGELTVQSAPGQGATFSLLLPCTEAAVPAAAVSA; encoded by the coding sequence ATGAGCGCACAAGACCCAAGCAAACTGCTGATCGTCGACGACCTGCCGGAAAACCTGCGCGCGCTGGATGCCCTGATCCGCGACGGCCAGCGCCAGGTGTTCCAGGCTGCCTCGGGCGAAGAAGCGCTGACCCTGATGCTCGAGCACGAGTTCGCGCTGGCCATCCTGGACGTGCAGATGCCGGGCATGGACGGCTTCGAACTGGCCGAGCTGATGCGCGGCACGGAACGCACCCGCAACATTCCGATCGTGTTCGTCTCGGCCGCCGGGCGCGAGCTGAACTACGCCTTCAAGGGCTACGAACAGGGCGCCGTCGACTTCCTGCACAAGCCGCTCGATCCGGACGCGGTGCGCAGCAAGGTGAACGTCTTCGTCACCCTCGACCAGCAGCGCCGCGCGATGCGGTGCCAGATGGAAGCGCTGGAGCGCAGCCGGCGCGAGCAGGACGTCCTGCTGCGCGAGCTGAACAAGACCCAGGAAGAGCTGCAGCGCTCGCTGCGCATGCGCGACGACTTCATGTCGCTGGTGGCGCACGAGCTGCGCACCCCGCTGAACACGCTGTTCCTGGAAACCCAGATGCGCAGCCTGCAGCTCAAGCGCGGCAACCTGCCGGCCTCCACGCCCGAGCAGGTCGGCAATATGATCAAGCGCGACGAGCGCCAGATCAAGGCCATGATCCGCCTGATCGACGACATGCTGGACGTCTCGCGCATGAAGAGCGGCACGCTGTCGATCCGTCCGGGCAAGGTAGAACTGATGGGCCTGCTCGAGCGCGTCGTCAACGACCTGTCCCTGCAGGCCGCCGCGGCGAACACGACCCTGAAACTGTCGGTCCACAAGCCCGTCGAAGGCTGGTGGGACGAGTTCCGCATCGAACAGGTGATCGTCAACCTGCTGACGAACGCCCTGCGTTATGGCGGCGGCGGCACGGTCGAGGTCAACGTGCAGGAGATCGGCTGCAATGTGCGGATCGACGTGCGCGACTACGGCAAGGGCATCGCCCCCGACTACATCGACCGCATCTTCGAACCCTACGAGCGCGGCGCCAGGGCCGGCGAGCCGAAGGGACTGGGCCTCGGGCTGTATATCTCGCGCCAGCTCGCCACCTCGCACGGCGGGGAGCTGACCGTGCAGAGCGCGCCGGGGCAGGGCGCGACCTTCAGCCTGCTGCTGCCATGCACGGAGGCGGCGGTGCCGGCCGCGGCCGTTTCCGCCTGA
- a CDS encoding chemotaxis protein CheB: MTDTDLQTALAGRRIEAVVIGASAGGVEALGALLPKLPAGGRLPVFCILHLPGDRESRLAELFGERLPLPVKEAADKEAIAPGTVYFAGAGYHLSVERDFSFSLSCEPPVHFARPAIDVLMESSADAYGPGLVGILLTGANHDGAAGMAYIHASGGLTVVQDPDEAQVATMPQSAIDRFSPHLILPLARIGALLPMLETKIS; this comes from the coding sequence GTGACGGATACAGACCTGCAGACCGCCTTGGCCGGCCGCCGCATCGAGGCGGTGGTGATCGGCGCCTCCGCCGGCGGGGTCGAGGCCCTGGGCGCACTGCTGCCCAAGCTGCCGGCCGGGGGCCGCCTGCCGGTCTTCTGCATCCTGCATCTGCCGGGCGACCGCGAGAGCCGGCTGGCCGAGCTGTTCGGCGAGCGCCTGCCGCTGCCGGTCAAGGAAGCCGCCGACAAGGAAGCCATTGCCCCCGGCACCGTGTACTTCGCCGGCGCCGGCTACCACCTGTCCGTGGAGCGCGACTTCAGCTTCTCGCTGAGCTGCGAACCGCCCGTGCATTTCGCGCGCCCGGCCATCGACGTGCTGATGGAATCGAGCGCCGACGCCTACGGGCCCGGCCTGGTGGGCATCCTGCTCACCGGCGCCAACCACGACGGCGCGGCCGGCATGGCTTATATTCATGCGAGCGGCGGCCTGACCGTCGTGCAAGACCCCGATGAGGCACAGGTGGCCACCATGCCGCAAAGCGCCATCGACCGTTTTTCCCCGCACCTGATCCTGCCCCTGGCCCGCATCGGGGCGCTGCTGCCCATGCTGGAGACGAAAATATCATGA
- a CDS encoding protein-glutamate O-methyltransferase CheR, with protein sequence MDADHGADLSIDIELRMLVEAVYLKYNYDFRDYTGASQKRRVLAAMRAMDCDTVSALQARVMHEPSAFAQLLQFLTIPVTEMFRDPDYYLALRRQVVPFLKTYPSLKLWVAGCSTGEEVYSLAILLHEEGLLDRSLIYATDINQESLEAARRGVMPLERMRLYTENYQKAGGAKAFSDYYTAAYGGALFERSLVENVTFADHSLATDSVFAETHFISCRNVMIYFNRRLQNRVLGLFHESLVHRGFLGLGSKESIDFSSYAQRFEPLARRERVFRKVGS encoded by the coding sequence ATGGATGCCGACCATGGAGCGGATTTGAGTATCGATATCGAACTGCGGATGCTGGTCGAAGCTGTCTATCTCAAGTACAACTACGACTTCCGCGACTACACCGGCGCGTCGCAAAAGCGCCGCGTGCTGGCCGCCATGCGCGCGATGGACTGCGATACCGTGTCCGCGCTGCAAGCCCGGGTAATGCACGAGCCGAGCGCCTTCGCCCAGCTGCTGCAATTCCTGACCATCCCGGTCACGGAAATGTTCCGCGACCCCGACTATTATCTGGCGCTGCGCCGGCAGGTCGTGCCTTTCCTGAAGACCTACCCGTCACTGAAGCTCTGGGTGGCCGGCTGCAGCACCGGCGAGGAAGTGTATTCGCTGGCGATCCTGCTGCACGAGGAGGGCCTGCTGGACCGCAGCCTGATCTACGCGACCGACATCAACCAGGAGTCGCTGGAAGCCGCGCGGCGCGGCGTGATGCCGCTCGAGCGCATGCGCCTGTACACCGAGAATTACCAGAAGGCCGGCGGCGCGAAGGCGTTCTCGGACTACTACACGGCGGCCTACGGCGGCGCGCTGTTCGAGCGCTCGCTGGTGGAAAACGTCACCTTCGCCGACCACAGCCTGGCTACCGACAGCGTGTTCGCCGAAACCCATTTCATCAGCTGCCGCAACGTCATGATCTACTTTAACCGGCGCCTGCAGAACCGCGTGCTGGGCCTGTTTCACGAATCCCTGGTGCACCGCGGCTTCCTCGGCCTGGGCAGCAAGGAGAGCATCGACTTCTCCAGCTACGCCCAGCGCTTCGAACCGCTGGCCAGGCGCGAGCGGGTGTTCCGCAAGGTGGGCTCGTGA
- a CDS encoding response regulator has translation MTGSSIDSTQFRRILSRNVAMPLGMGVLSALVFVGIIAYLINVLNWVEHSERVIGRANEVSRMSADMEAGMRGYLLSGDDGFMAPYLEAKPKIDAELNALAKMVEDNPTQADRVRRIRLAQQEWETYAEEAIAKRTKNVDVVELVKSGRGKILTDEVRRLFARFIESEENLLQERNSSSRTVIGWSVGAFLLFSLTVAGLLALFGRRELMGLSSAYGEVLAHEAEHNALLRHQDWLRTGQAELATKSANLHELQPLADAVLDYVTPYLGGVVAAMYARSDDGTLTRIGAYGFAHQDQHARVIQPKESLAAQAANQNRILTLRELPPDYIKVGSGLGETSPRELLIAPISNHGKIKGVIEIGFLHGVRERDTEFMALIGPAVGASVASVVYRQRLQLALEEQQAMNEELQVQQEELRTANEELEEQSRALEESQTALENQQAELEQTNEQLAEQAANLDLKNTALTTAQDQLRERALELERASRYKSEFLANMSHELRTPLNSSLILAKLLADNAAGNLNDEQVRFAQTIYSAGNDLLNLINDILDISKVEAGKLELVPEELPLRRVIEGLARTFEPLAHQKNLEFSLTVEPSVPMAIHTDRQRLEQILKNLLSNAVKFTAAGRVSLTVSANAEGWVQFEVQDSGIGIAPEQQDKIFDAFHQADGSTARKYGGTGLGLSISRDLTSLLGGTLTVASTLGEGSTFMLSLPRNGAVAATPPAPQLVHAAKPVRAPAAPALPAAEAAPVAQPAGPRFDDDRAEPALGRRTALVIEDEPEFARILYGLAHDMEFRCLVALTAEEGLELAAGENPDAILLDMRLPDRSGLSVLQQLKDNPATRHIPVHVVSSQENGGEALHLGAIGYALKPTSREQLEDVFRKLKEKSSQQVKRVLLVEDDERQRESVVRLIADSDVEIAAVGSGEEALKLLRTQIFDCMIIDLKLPDMQGNELLQAMSLEELCSFPPVIVYTGRNLTREEEAELLKYSRSIIIKGARSPERLLDEVTLFLHKVESQLSSERQTMLKSVRGRDRVFEGRTILLVDDDVRNVFALTSALEQRGAHVEVGRNGFEALAKLDEVESIDLVLMDVMMPGMDGLEATRRIRQDARFTRLPIIAITAKAMKDDQEQCLAAGANDYLAKPIDLTRLYSLLRVWMPTMERI, from the coding sequence ATGACCGGATCGAGTATCGACAGCACCCAGTTCCGACGCATCCTGTCCCGCAATGTCGCCATGCCGCTGGGCATGGGAGTGCTGAGCGCACTGGTCTTCGTCGGCATCATCGCCTACCTGATCAATGTGCTCAATTGGGTCGAGCATTCCGAGCGTGTGATCGGGCGCGCCAACGAGGTGAGCCGCATGTCGGCCGACATGGAAGCCGGCATGCGCGGCTATCTGCTGTCCGGCGACGATGGCTTCATGGCGCCCTACCTGGAAGCCAAGCCGAAGATCGACGCCGAACTGAATGCCCTGGCCAAGATGGTCGAGGACAATCCGACCCAGGCCGATCGCGTACGGCGCATCCGCCTCGCCCAGCAGGAATGGGAGACCTACGCCGAGGAAGCGATTGCGAAGCGCACGAAGAACGTCGACGTCGTCGAGCTGGTCAAGAGCGGCCGCGGCAAGATCCTGACCGACGAGGTGCGGCGCCTGTTCGCCCGCTTCATCGAGTCCGAGGAAAACCTGCTGCAGGAGCGTAACAGTTCCTCGCGCACCGTGATCGGCTGGTCGGTCGGCGCCTTCCTGCTGTTCAGCCTGACCGTGGCCGGCCTGCTGGCGCTGTTCGGCCGCCGCGAACTGATGGGTCTGTCGAGCGCCTACGGCGAAGTCCTGGCCCACGAAGCCGAGCACAATGCCCTGTTGCGCCACCAGGACTGGCTGCGCACCGGCCAGGCCGAGCTGGCCACCAAAAGCGCCAACCTGCACGAACTCCAGCCGCTGGCCGACGCCGTGCTGGATTACGTCACGCCTTACCTGGGCGGCGTGGTGGCCGCGATGTACGCGCGCAGCGACGACGGCACCCTGACCCGCATCGGCGCCTACGGCTTCGCGCACCAGGACCAGCATGCGCGGGTGATCCAGCCCAAGGAATCGCTGGCCGCGCAGGCCGCCAACCAGAACCGCATCCTGACCCTGCGCGAGCTGCCGCCCGACTATATCAAGGTCGGCTCGGGGCTGGGCGAGACCTCGCCGCGCGAACTGCTGATCGCGCCGATCTCGAATCACGGCAAGATCAAGGGCGTGATCGAGATCGGCTTCCTGCACGGCGTTCGCGAGCGCGACACTGAATTCATGGCGCTGATCGGGCCGGCGGTCGGCGCCTCGGTCGCCTCCGTCGTCTACCGCCAGCGCCTGCAGCTGGCGCTGGAAGAACAACAGGCCATGAACGAGGAACTGCAGGTCCAGCAGGAAGAGCTGCGCACCGCCAACGAGGAGCTGGAAGAGCAGTCGCGCGCGCTCGAGGAATCGCAGACGGCGCTGGAAAACCAGCAGGCCGAGTTGGAGCAGACCAACGAGCAGCTGGCCGAGCAGGCCGCGAACCTCGACCTGAAGAACACGGCACTGACCACGGCCCAGGACCAGCTGCGCGAGCGCGCGCTGGAACTGGAGCGCGCCAGCCGCTACAAATCCGAATTCCTGGCGAACATGTCGCACGAGCTGAGGACGCCGCTGAACAGCTCGCTCATCCTGGCCAAGCTGCTGGCGGACAACGCGGCCGGCAACCTGAACGACGAGCAGGTGCGCTTCGCCCAGACCATCTATTCGGCCGGCAACGACCTGCTGAACCTGATCAACGACATCCTCGATATCTCGAAGGTCGAAGCCGGCAAGCTGGAACTGGTGCCGGAAGAGCTGCCGCTGCGCCGCGTGATCGAAGGCCTGGCGCGCACCTTCGAACCGCTGGCGCACCAGAAGAACCTGGAGTTCTCGCTGACGGTCGAGCCGAGCGTGCCGATGGCGATCCACACGGACCGCCAGCGCCTCGAACAGATCCTCAAGAACCTGCTGTCGAACGCGGTCAAGTTCACCGCTGCCGGCCGCGTCAGCCTGACGGTCAGCGCCAACGCCGAGGGCTGGGTGCAGTTCGAAGTGCAGGACTCGGGCATCGGCATCGCGCCGGAGCAGCAGGACAAGATCTTCGACGCCTTCCACCAGGCCGACGGCTCGACCGCGCGCAAGTACGGCGGCACCGGCCTGGGCCTGTCGATCTCGCGCGACCTCACCAGCCTGCTGGGCGGCACGCTGACGGTGGCGAGCACGCTGGGCGAGGGCAGCACCTTCATGCTGAGCCTGCCGCGCAACGGCGCCGTCGCCGCGACGCCGCCGGCGCCCCAGCTGGTGCATGCGGCGAAACCGGTGCGTGCGCCGGCCGCGCCGGCGCTGCCCGCCGCCGAAGCAGCGCCGGTGGCGCAGCCGGCCGGCCCGCGCTTCGACGACGACCGCGCCGAGCCGGCGCTTGGGCGCCGCACCGCGCTGGTGATCGAGGACGAGCCGGAATTCGCGCGCATCCTGTACGGCCTGGCGCACGACATGGAATTCCGCTGCCTGGTGGCGCTGACGGCGGAGGAGGGCCTGGAGCTGGCGGCCGGCGAGAACCCGGACGCGATCCTGCTCGACATGCGCCTGCCGGACCGGTCCGGCCTGTCGGTGCTGCAGCAGCTGAAAGACAATCCGGCCACCCGCCACATTCCGGTGCACGTGGTGTCGAGCCAGGAGAACGGCGGCGAAGCCCTGCACTTGGGCGCGATCGGCTATGCGCTCAAGCCTACCTCGCGCGAACAGCTTGAGGACGTGTTCCGCAAGCTGAAGGAGAAGTCTTCGCAGCAGGTCAAGCGGGTGCTGCTGGTCGAGGACGACGAGCGCCAGCGCGAGAGCGTGGTCAGGCTGATTGCCGACAGCGACGTCGAGATCGCCGCCGTCGGATCGGGCGAGGAAGCGCTGAAGCTGTTGCGCACACAGATTTTCGACTGCATGATCATCGACCTGAAGCTGCCCGACATGCAGGGCAATGAGTTGCTGCAGGCGATGTCCCTGGAAGAACTCTGCTCCTTTCCGCCCGTCATCGTCTACACGGGCCGCAACCTGACCCGCGAGGAAGAAGCGGAACTGCTGAAATATTCGCGCTCGATTATCATCAAGGGCGCGCGCTCGCCGGAACGCCTGCTCGACGAAGTGACGCTGTTCCTGCACAAGGTGGAGTCGCAGCTCTCGTCCGAGCGCCAGACCATGCTCAAGAGCGTGCGCGGGCGCGACCGGGTGTTCGAGGGCAGGACCATCCTGCTGGTGGATGATGACGTGCGCAATGTGTTTGCCCTGACCAGCGCGCTGGAGCAGCGCGGCGCGCATGTGGAAGTGGGCCGCAACGGCTTCGAAGCCCTTGCCAAGCTCGATGAAGTGGAATCGATCGACCTGGTGCTGATGGACGTCATGATGCCTGGCATGGATGGCCTGGAGGCGACGCGCAGGATCCGGCAGGACGCGCGCTTCACGCGCCTGCCGATCATCGCGATCACGGCCAAGGCGATGAAGGATGACCAGGAACAATGCCTGGCCGCCGGCGCCAACGATTATCTCGCCAAGCCGATCGACCTGACCCGACTGTACTCGCTGCTGCGGGTATGGATGCCGACCATGGAGCGGATTTGA
- a CDS encoding excinuclease ABC subunit UvrA — protein sequence MRRKQTEAEPRDTESSLADHGRVRVRGAREHNLKNVNVELPRDALVVFTGVSGSGKSSLAFGTLYAEAQRRYLESVSPYARRLFHQMPVPEVDEIDGLPPAVALQQQRGTPTARSSVGSVSTLSNSLRMLYSRAGDYPPDQPLLYAESFSPNTAEGACPQCSGLGRVYEATEASMVPDDSLSIRERAVAAWPPAWHGQNLRDILVTMGYDVDTPWRDLPKKDRDWILFTDETPTVPVYAGLTPAETKQALKRKETPSYQGTFSGARRYVLQTFANTESAAMKKRVARYMVSQECPLCRGKRLRQEALSITFAGMDITDLSRLPLERLAQLLKPYAKGDVPAHATAAKHPEQLIVTRRIAADLCARLGVLLDLGLGYLALERSTPTLSPGELQRLRLATQVRSSLFGVVYVLDEPSAGLHPADTEALLAALAQLKAAGNSLFVVEHALDVIRRADWIVDVGPQAGEGGGEILYSGPPEGLKKVERSHTRRYLFDEAGPEPRSLREPGGWLKLDGVTRNNLHGLSAEFPLGVMSCVTGVSGSGKSSLVSQVLVDLVTAALGQGAPEEETEQEPGLEQEPKIQTEGRIASGMEGVKRLVRVDQKPIGRTPRSNLATYTGLFDQVRKLFAATPAAKKRRYDAGRFSFNVAKGRCEHCAGEGFVMVELLFLPSVYAPCPTCEGARYNADTLKITYKDRNIADVLGMTVDEAHAFFEDQEAVARPLQVLREVGLGYLRLGQSATELSGGEAQRIKLATELQRATRGGALYVLDEPTTGLHPLDTDRLVAQLNRLVDAGNTVIMVEHTMRVAAACDWVIDIGPGAGEAGGTVVAAGPPARVAASRRSRTAPYLSKYLR from the coding sequence ATGCGCCGCAAGCAGACCGAAGCCGAACCGCGCGACACCGAATCCAGCCTCGCCGACCACGGACGCGTGCGCGTGCGCGGCGCGCGCGAGCACAACCTCAAGAACGTGAACGTGGAGTTGCCGCGCGACGCCCTGGTCGTGTTCACCGGCGTCTCCGGTTCGGGCAAGTCCTCGCTGGCCTTCGGCACCCTGTACGCGGAGGCGCAGCGGCGCTACCTGGAATCGGTGTCGCCGTATGCGCGCCGGCTGTTCCACCAGATGCCGGTGCCGGAAGTCGACGAGATCGACGGCCTGCCGCCGGCGGTGGCCCTGCAGCAGCAGCGCGGCACGCCCACCGCGCGCTCGTCGGTCGGCAGCGTCAGCACGCTGTCGAATTCCCTGCGCATGCTGTATTCGCGCGCCGGCGACTATCCGCCGGACCAGCCGCTGCTGTACGCCGAGTCCTTCTCGCCGAATACCGCGGAAGGCGCCTGCCCGCAGTGCTCGGGCCTGGGCCGCGTCTACGAAGCCACCGAGGCCTCGATGGTGCCGGACGACTCGCTGAGCATCCGCGAGCGCGCCGTCGCCGCCTGGCCGCCGGCCTGGCACGGCCAGAACCTGCGCGACATCCTCGTCACCATGGGCTACGACGTCGATACGCCCTGGCGCGACCTGCCGAAGAAGGACCGCGACTGGATCCTGTTCACCGACGAGACCCCGACCGTGCCGGTGTACGCCGGCCTCACGCCGGCAGAGACGAAGCAGGCCCTGAAGCGCAAGGAGACGCCCAGCTACCAGGGCACCTTCAGCGGCGCGCGCCGCTATGTGCTGCAGACCTTCGCGAATACCGAAAGCGCGGCGATGAAGAAGCGGGTGGCGCGCTACATGGTCAGCCAGGAGTGTCCGCTGTGCCGCGGCAAGCGGCTGCGCCAGGAAGCCCTGTCGATCACCTTTGCCGGCATGGACATCACCGACCTGTCGCGCCTGCCGCTGGAGCGCCTGGCGCAGCTGCTGAAGCCGTATGCCAAGGGCGACGTCCCGGCGCACGCCACCGCCGCCAAGCACCCGGAACAGCTGATCGTCACCCGGCGCATCGCCGCCGACCTGTGCGCCCGCCTCGGGGTACTGCTCGACCTGGGCCTGGGCTACCTGGCGCTGGAGCGCAGCACGCCGACCCTGTCGCCGGGCGAACTGCAGCGCCTGCGCCTGGCGACCCAGGTGCGTTCCAGCCTATTCGGCGTGGTGTATGTGCTGGACGAGCCCTCGGCCGGCCTGCACCCGGCCGATACCGAGGCCCTGCTGGCGGCGCTGGCCCAGCTGAAGGCGGCCGGCAACTCCCTGTTCGTGGTCGAGCACGCGCTGGACGTGATCCGGCGCGCCGACTGGATCGTCGACGTCGGCCCGCAGGCGGGCGAGGGTGGCGGCGAGATCCTGTACAGCGGCCCGCCCGAGGGCCTGAAAAAGGTCGAGCGCTCGCATACCCGCCGCTACCTGTTCGACGAGGCCGGGCCCGAGCCGCGCAGCCTGCGCGAGCCGGGCGGCTGGCTGAAGCTCGACGGCGTCACCCGCAACAACCTGCATGGCTTGAGCGCCGAGTTCCCGCTGGGCGTGATGAGCTGCGTGACCGGCGTCTCCGGCTCCGGCAAGTCGAGCCTGGTGAGCCAGGTGCTGGTCGACCTGGTGACGGCGGCGCTGGGCCAGGGCGCGCCGGAAGAGGAGACGGAGCAGGAACCCGGCCTGGAGCAGGAGCCGAAAATACAGACGGAAGGGCGGATCGCGAGCGGCATGGAAGGGGTGAAGCGCCTGGTGCGGGTCGACCAGAAGCCGATCGGCCGCACGCCGCGCTCGAACCTGGCCACCTACACCGGCCTGTTCGACCAGGTGCGCAAGCTGTTCGCGGCGACCCCGGCCGCGAAGAAACGCCGCTATGATGCCGGGCGCTTTTCCTTCAACGTCGCCAAGGGCCGCTGCGAACACTGCGCCGGCGAGGGTTTCGTGATGGTCGAGCTGCTGTTCCTGCCCAGCGTCTACGCGCCGTGCCCGACCTGCGAGGGCGCGCGCTACAACGCCGATACCCTGAAGATCACGTATAAAGACCGCAACATCGCCGACGTGCTGGGCATGACGGTGGACGAAGCCCATGCCTTTTTCGAAGACCAGGAAGCGGTGGCGCGGCCGCTGCAGGTGCTGCGCGAGGTCGGCCTGGGCTACCTGCGCCTGGGCCAGAGCGCGACCGAGCTGTCGGGCGGCGAGGCCCAGCGGATCAAGCTGGCCACCGAGCTGCAGCGCGCCACCCGCGGCGGCGCCCTGTACGTGCTGGACGAGCCGACCACCGGCCTGCATCCGCTCGACACCGACCGCCTGGTGGCCCAGCTGAACCGCCTGGTCGACGCCGGCAACACCGTCATCATGGTCGAGCACACGATGCGCGTGGCCGCCGCCTGCGACTGGGTGATCGACATCGGCCCCGGCGCGGGAGAGGCGGGCGGGACGGTGGTGGCGGCCGGTCCGCCGGCCCGGGTCGCGGCCAGCCGCCGCAGCCGCACCGCGCCCTATCTGTCGAAATATTTACGCTAA
- a CDS encoding SDR family oxidoreductase — translation MQRSALVVGASGIGGRYTARELLAHGWTVYGLARRPPRDLPGLIPVTADLLDEVGLQAALADVAPTHVFITTWMRQDSEAENIRVNALLVRNLLDALSPRKSLRHVALVTGLKHYLGPFEAYASSGTLPDTPLRESQPRLPLDNFYYAQEDEVYAAAERDRFTWTIHRPHTVIGMAVGNAMNMGTTLAVYASICKETGRPFRFPGSEAQWNGLSDVTDARMLARQLRWAADLDAARNEAFNITNGDYFRWSWLWRRLAAWFGVQAEGFSGTVQPLEEIMANDAGLWADMARRHGLQEAALDRLASPWHTDLDLGRPLEVMTDMANSRRLGFAGWQSTEDSFYDLFTALRAERLIP, via the coding sequence ATGCAACGAAGCGCACTGGTCGTCGGCGCGAGCGGCATCGGCGGCCGCTACACGGCACGCGAACTGCTGGCCCATGGCTGGACCGTGTACGGACTGGCGCGCCGCCCGCCGCGCGACCTGCCGGGCCTGATCCCGGTGACGGCCGACCTGCTCGACGAGGTCGGACTGCAGGCCGCGCTGGCCGACGTGGCGCCGACCCACGTCTTCATCACGACCTGGATGCGCCAGGACTCCGAAGCCGAGAATATCCGCGTCAACGCGCTGCTGGTGCGCAACCTGCTCGATGCGCTGTCGCCCAGGAAATCGCTGCGCCACGTGGCGCTGGTGACGGGCCTGAAGCACTATCTCGGCCCCTTCGAAGCCTACGCCAGTTCCGGCACCTTGCCGGATACCCCCTTGCGCGAATCCCAGCCGCGCCTGCCGCTCGACAATTTTTACTACGCCCAGGAAGACGAGGTCTATGCCGCGGCCGAACGCGACCGCTTCACCTGGACCATCCATCGCCCGCACACCGTCATCGGCATGGCGGTCGGCAACGCCATGAACATGGGCACCACGCTGGCCGTGTACGCCTCGATCTGCAAGGAGACCGGGCGGCCCTTCCGCTTTCCCGGCTCGGAAGCGCAGTGGAACGGCCTTTCCGACGTGACCGACGCGCGCATGCTGGCCAGGCAGCTGCGCTGGGCCGCCGACCTCGATGCGGCGCGCAACGAGGCCTTCAACATCACCAACGGCGACTACTTCCGCTGGAGCTGGCTGTGGCGCCGGCTGGCGGCCTGGTTCGGCGTACAGGCCGAGGGCTTCAGCGGCACCGTGCAGCCGCTGGAAGAAATCATGGCGAACGATGCCGGACTGTGGGCCGACATGGCGCGCCGCCACGGCCTGCAGGAGGCCGCCCTCGACCGCCTGGCCTCGCCCTGGCACACCGACCTCGACCTCGGCCGCCCGCTGGAGGTGATGACGGACATGGCCAACAGCCGCCGCCTGGGTTTTGCAGGCTGGCAGTCGACCGAGGATTCGTTCTACGACCTGTTCACGGCGCTGCGGGCGGAGCGCCTGATTCCCTGA